CACATCCTGGCAGGAGGCTACGTTCGGAAAGTTCAATCTCGACGATCTAGAGTCTTCTGATCCAGGCACTACGGCAAAGCCTGCTAGTGATGGATCCAACTATGGCACATTAACATACAAGTACATTCCTGCAGTGGGAGAGCCTGGAAAAGCAGATGTAGCGTATGCAGTGGTTGTGCCGCACGAAGAAACGGCGAAACAAATGCCAAGTGAAGTAACGAGAGTCTGGGAGAGTACGAGGCCAAGCTTCGAGTTTGATGATCTGACACCGACGGACGTACCGACCTTGCATCACATTGTGTCAACGTTGAAACGAATGCCAGTCTACGAGTATGTTAGTGGTAGGATAGTGGAGGGCCTCGGAGTGCCAGATGTCTCTTCGGCGAGAAGGATTGAGTAGTGACAGTGAAAACGCCCATTGCATATGCCCAACTTTCTGGGCCATCTAGAATAGTCGATGTCCTGCCCTTCAATGTCTTCACAATTAAAATACATCGCCTGGGCTAGGTTGGAATATGATAGCCTCGCAGGCAGCATGTCTGGGTTGACGGCAGGATCGATAGACAGATGCTACAATCCAAGGAATAGCAAATGCAATTCATCGGAGTAAAAAGCACCATGTCCAGAGGCTTTGAGCGGCCGCAATATGTGAGGTCTTTGTAGCtcagccagcttcttcacctcAATCACCGCCTCCGTGCGCCAAGTCCAAATTGCTGGGGTCTAACTCttttttctcttcttctgtcaACTTGACGCCGTACTTGTCCTGTAACTTCCGCAACTTATCCGCCGATCGACATTGCCGAACGTCGGTGACGCCTGAAATGTTTTCCGTCCCGAGAGTACCATTGTTGTATCTCGGGAGCTCAATCGTGCCATCGGCATTGCAGAGAATGGCTTGACGCAGATACCAGAAACAGTGAGCAAAGTGCGGTGCTTCGGTCTGGTCGATACCGATATGTCCGCCGTAGTGTGCTCGTTGCATGGCTCTTCGCATCATGCCCAGGCAGTGCAGGCTGTGGAACCTGTTCAAAGCATGTTAGCTACGAAGCAAGGTATTCTTGTCAGTCCCGATGTGCTCACATTCCAATTAAGCCCCACTCAGTCAAGTCTGCAGGACCCAGGCTATTGTCTTTTGGCAGCCTGATGCTACCTTGCGCTGGGGCAATATCGTCTGCCCACAGATAGTCATACTTGTAGTCCAGACTCATGTACCTCGGATCACTTCCATAAGTCAACTGCACATCGCCGATTTCACCACTTGTGGAGCGATGTGTGCCACGAAAGTATGCATCGCTGAGATTCAGAGCCACAAGAACGATAACGAAGGGTACCAAGATCCGTAGCAGGATGTACGGGAGGACCGTCCACAGCTGTAGGATTCGTCTTCGGTGTTTTGTTTGTCCCGCAAATGGATCGATCCACTCCCCGTGTGGTGTTAACGGCGTCTCTGCACCAATCTCGAGCGAAGCCTGTGAGCGCTGTCGGAGGTGGCCGCTTTCGTGGTTCAGCTTCTGATACTCCATGGCGTCGACAGCATGTTCGGAGGAACAATACTAAGaggcgacttcgaagtcATAATGCGAGTCATCAATGCAGCGCTACACCTGATTGAGACCCGTTTAGGGAAGACGCTGAGCTGGAAGGCGATTTAGACAAAGAGAGCCTCGATGTTGCTCCTTTGTTACCACTCTCGCGAAACATCAGCAGGACGGAATGTCGGCTGAGAACAAAGAGCACTGGAATGTGGGCACTCTGGCGGCAGCTCTGCGACAGAAGAGTGTTGCAAGACGAACGCCGTAGTTTTGTGCTGATAGATACTAAGCTTGCCATCCTTTGCTCGCCTGCAGGTCTTGACATATCTCTGCATCAAGGTCGCTGCGAGAACCATCCAATACGTGACTTCACCCGAGTGGGCTCAGCGGGCTCGGCAAACGTTTGTGGCGATGTCTTGGACATGGAGACCCAGCTTGCCCCATCGTCGACGGCGGGCCGCCACTTCCTTAAAAGTAGAGCCTCCGTATCCATGGCTGCGCTCACGCACAGCACCGGTCCTCGATTCATCTCGTTGCCAATTACACTCTTCCGCGTGGGCAAGGCTCTCAACGTCCCACCTGTGCCTGAAGTCCAGTTTTCGCATCGGCCATATTATGACACGCTTTGCAAGAGCCATTTACACAGCAGCACTTTCCCCGTTTTGACAGGCTGCAGGCTCAGATTCAGGCTGACCAAATGTTTCGATACCACTCACTCGGTCGCCATCGTAGTTGACCCTTATCCTGTTGATAGTCTGCCGACTTTGTCCAGCCGAGAACAAATCATGCGGAAGAAATTTAATACTCGAGCGGCCGACAGAAGTAAGCGTGTTCGGAAGGTCCGAGGTTGTCGGAATGTGATGCATACCAAGGTTGAAC
This genomic interval from Cercospora beticola chromosome 7, complete sequence contains the following:
- a CDS encoding uncharacterized protein (antiSMASH:Cluster_1); translation: MEYQKLNHESGHLRQRSQASLEIGAETPLTPHGEWIDPFAGQTKHRRRILQLWTVLPYILLRILVPFVIVLVALNLSDAYFRGTHRSTSGEIGDVQLTYGSDPRYMSLDYKYDYLWADDIAPAQGSIRLPKDNSLGPADLTEWGLIGMFHSLHCLGMMRRAMQRAHYGGHIGIDQTEAPHFAHCFWYLRQAILCNADGTIELPRYNNGTLGTENISGVTDVRQCRSADKLRKLQDKYGVKLTEEEKKELDPSNLDLAHGGGD